A stretch of Bradyrhizobium diazoefficiens DNA encodes these proteins:
- a CDS encoding alpha/beta fold hydrolase yields the protein MKLSVNGAEVFVATGGRDFDKALPTVAFIHGAGFDHSTWALHTRWFAHHGFGVLAPDLPGHGRSAGPSLSDIAEMADWTAVLITAAGATKAHLIGHSMGSLISLETAARHPDKVSALSLIGTAVTMTVGPDLLKAAEANSQDANDMVSIWGLGFNAELGGSLAPGLWMHGGAQAVLKHCEPGVLFKDLSACNSYTNALAAAATVKVPATLILGERDMMTPVKAGKALAAAIPHAKTIVVPGAGHMIMTERPDELLAALKG from the coding sequence ATGAAGCTCTCCGTCAACGGCGCCGAGGTTTTTGTCGCAACCGGCGGCCGCGACTTCGACAAGGCGCTGCCCACCGTCGCCTTCATCCACGGCGCCGGCTTCGACCATTCGACCTGGGCGCTGCATACGCGCTGGTTCGCCCATCACGGTTTTGGCGTGCTGGCGCCCGACCTGCCCGGCCACGGCCGCTCGGCTGGACCGTCACTGTCTGATATCGCAGAGATGGCCGACTGGACGGCCGTGCTGATCACCGCCGCCGGCGCGACAAAGGCGCATCTGATCGGCCACTCCATGGGATCGCTGATCTCGCTGGAGACGGCCGCGCGGCATCCCGACAAGGTGTCGGCGCTGAGCCTGATCGGCACGGCCGTGACCATGACGGTCGGCCCGGATCTGCTCAAGGCCGCCGAGGCCAACTCGCAGGATGCAAACGACATGGTCTCGATCTGGGGCCTCGGCTTCAACGCCGAACTCGGCGGCAGCCTCGCACCGGGACTGTGGATGCACGGTGGCGCGCAGGCGGTGCTAAAGCACTGCGAGCCAGGCGTGCTGTTCAAGGATTTGTCCGCCTGCAATTCCTACACGAATGCGCTGGCGGCGGCCGCGACCGTCAAGGTGCCTGCGACCCTCATCCTGGGCGAGCGGGACATGATGACACCCGTGAAGGCCGGTAAGGCGCTCGCCGCGGCGATCCCGCATGCCAAGACCATCGTGGTGCCAGGCGCCGGCCACATGATCATGACCGAGCGTCCGGATGAATTGCTGGCGGCGCTGAAGGGCTGA
- a CDS encoding O-acetylhomoserine aminocarboxypropyltransferase, whose translation MPAPKPPAFETLSLHAGQHPDPATGARAVPIYQTTSYVFQDSDHAAALFNLERAGHIYTRISNPTTGVLEERLAALEGGVGAICTASGMAALHLAIATLLNAGDHIVASSSLYGGTINLLAHTLPRFGITTTFVKPRDLDAFRAAIKPNTKLVIGETIGNPGLEVLDIPKVAAIAHDAKIPLLIDNTFATPYLSRPIELGADIVMHSATKWIGGHGIAIGGAIVDGGRFDWRASAKFGVLTEPYGGYHGIVFDEQFGTAAFIMRARTEGLRDFGACLSPTNAFQLLQGVETLGVRMDRHMQNTHLVLEALKANKAVDWVLHPSLENHPDYQLAKTLLPRGAGSIVSFGIKGGRPAGRKFIESLRMVSHLANVGDAKTLVIHPASTTHQQMDAEQLRAAGIGEELVRLSVGIETASDIIDDLAQALRISQKV comes from the coding sequence ATGCCCGCGCCAAAACCGCCTGCCTTCGAGACCCTGAGCCTGCATGCGGGCCAGCACCCGGATCCCGCGACCGGGGCCCGCGCGGTGCCGATCTACCAGACCACGTCCTACGTGTTCCAGGACTCCGATCACGCCGCCGCGCTGTTCAATCTGGAGCGCGCCGGCCACATCTACACGCGCATCTCCAATCCGACCACCGGCGTGCTGGAAGAGCGGCTCGCGGCGCTGGAAGGCGGCGTCGGCGCGATCTGCACCGCGAGCGGCATGGCCGCGCTGCATCTCGCCATCGCGACGCTGTTGAACGCCGGCGACCATATCGTGGCGTCGAGCTCGCTCTATGGCGGCACCATCAATCTGCTGGCGCACACGTTGCCGCGCTTCGGCATCACCACCACATTCGTCAAGCCGCGCGATCTCGACGCGTTCCGCGCGGCGATCAAGCCGAACACGAAACTGGTGATCGGCGAGACCATCGGCAATCCCGGACTCGAGGTGCTGGACATTCCAAAGGTCGCGGCGATCGCGCATGACGCAAAAATTCCGCTGCTGATCGACAACACGTTTGCGACGCCCTATCTCAGCCGTCCGATCGAGCTCGGCGCCGACATCGTGATGCATTCGGCGACCAAATGGATCGGCGGCCACGGCATCGCGATCGGCGGCGCCATCGTCGACGGCGGCCGGTTCGACTGGCGCGCATCGGCTAAGTTCGGCGTGCTGACCGAACCCTATGGCGGCTATCACGGCATCGTCTTCGACGAGCAGTTCGGCACGGCCGCCTTCATCATGCGCGCCCGCACCGAGGGCCTGCGCGATTTCGGCGCCTGCCTGTCGCCGACCAACGCGTTCCAGCTGTTGCAGGGCGTCGAGACGCTCGGCGTGCGCATGGACCGCCACATGCAGAACACGCATCTGGTGCTGGAGGCACTGAAAGCCAACAAGGCCGTCGACTGGGTGCTGCATCCTTCACTGGAAAACCATCCCGACTATCAGCTCGCAAAGACGTTGCTGCCGCGTGGCGCCGGCTCGATCGTCTCCTTCGGCATCAAGGGCGGCCGGCCCGCGGGCCGCAAGTTCATCGAGTCCCTGCGCATGGTCAGCCATCTCGCCAATGTCGGCGACGCCAAGACGCTCGTGATCCACCCTGCCTCGACCACGCATCAGCAGATGGATGCCGAGCAGCTCAGGGCTGCCGGCATCGGCGAGGAGCTGGTGCGGCTGTCGGTCGGCATCGAGACGGCCTCCGACATCATCGACGATCTGGCGCAGGCACTGCGCATCTCGCAGAAGGTTTGA
- a CDS encoding DUF6496 domain-containing protein, with protein sequence MPRQNIIRKAKQDKRAGKSSSTQAGEFVKDEIDKIRKGKHGARSTKQAIAIGLSEARRAGVDLPPPRKGRTKKSTRRSAKYAYEVGQGKRTPKRRPRVSRAVEGVLKKEPRSTASRSALSKQGKRAASGRTAASRSAAARKASHTKGAKVRSAAAKKAARTRARRRS encoded by the coding sequence ATGCCAAGACAAAACATCATTCGCAAAGCCAAGCAGGACAAGCGCGCGGGAAAATCGTCGAGCACGCAGGCCGGCGAATTCGTCAAAGACGAGATCGACAAGATCAGGAAGGGCAAGCATGGCGCGCGCTCGACGAAGCAGGCTATCGCCATCGGCTTGTCCGAGGCGCGCCGCGCCGGCGTCGATCTGCCGCCGCCCCGCAAGGGGCGCACCAAGAAGTCGACACGCCGTAGCGCCAAATATGCCTATGAAGTCGGTCAAGGCAAACGCACCCCGAAGCGGCGGCCGCGCGTGTCGCGCGCGGTCGAAGGCGTCTTGAAGAAGGAGCCGCGCTCGACGGCATCGCGCAGCGCGCTGTCGAAGCAGGGCAAGCGCGCCGCGAGCGGGCGAACCGCTGCGTCGCGTTCGGCCGCCGCGCGGAAGGCAAGCCATACCAAGGGCGCCAAGGTCCGCTCCGCCGCCGCAAAGAAGGCGGCCCGCACCAGGGCGCGCCGGCGGAGCTGA